A window of Zingiber officinale cultivar Zhangliang chromosome 5A, Zo_v1.1, whole genome shotgun sequence contains these coding sequences:
- the LOC121983067 gene encoding sinapine esterase-like — protein sequence MSAYAVAAAAAAFFFFALGLHAELGVGCYTSIFSFGASVVDTGNSLILTGNSSLASRLPYGQTFFHRPTGRFSDGRLIIDFIAQAMGLPLVKPYLGGGGAEDFRHGANFAVAGATALDVDYFQSRGIENLFSNNSLSVQLRWFEQLLPSLCSSASDCDAFLSNALFSVGQIGANDYNNPFFENRSAGEIATFVPDVVSAIGSAIDKLIGLGVRTMVVPGSSPMGCFAAYLNKFQEEKQESYDPRTGCLNWLNDFAILHNRLLLAELQRLRRQHPEVAIMYADVYHASMAIYASPHDYGFKETVLAACCGFDGGDYKFSETVHCGGEGSSVCSDPSRQICWDGIHTTEAANRIIAGGLLGSYTVPPISDACPDLNWEVVGFHDGDGHTASA from the exons ATGTCAGCATACGCCGTTGCCGCCGCTGCcgccgctttcttcttcttcgctctCGGGCTTCATGCTGAGCTCGGCGTTGGATGTTACACCTCCATCTTTAGCTTCGGCGCCTCCGTAGTCGACACCGGCAACTCTCTCATCCTCACCGGCAACTCTAGCCTCGCCAGCCGCCTTCCCTACGGCCAGACCTTCTTCCACCGCCCTACCGGCCGCTTTTCCGACGGAAGGCTAATCATCGATTTCATCG CTCAAGCAATGGGTTTGCCGTTAGTGAAGCCGTATCTCGGCGGCGGTGGAGCAGAGGACTTCAGGCACGGAGCCAACTTTGCGGTCGCCGGAGCCACTGCGCTCGATGTCGACTATTTCCAATCTAGAGGGATAGAGAATCTATTCTCCAACAACTCCCTGAGCGTGCAGCTTCGCTGGTTCGAGCAGCTCCTGCCTTCGCTTTGCTCCTCTGCTTCGGACTGCGACGCTTTTCTGAGCAACGCCCTGTTCTCGGTGGGGCAGATCGGAGCCAACGACTACAACAACCCCTTTTTCGAAAACCGAAGCGCCGGCGAGATCGCAACCTTCGTTCCCGACGTCGTCAGCGCCATCGGCTCCGCCATAGAC AAATTGATCGGGCTGGGCGTGAGAACGATGGTGGTGCCGGGAAGCTCTCCGATGGGTTGTTTCGCCGCGTACCTGAACAAGTTCCAGGAAGAAAAGCAAGAGAGCTACGATCCCCGAACAGGGTGTTTAAATTGGCTCAACGACTTCGCCATCCTCCATAACCGCCTATTGCTGGCGGAGTTGCAGCGGCTCCGGCGGCAGCATCCGGAGGTGGCCATCATGTACGCCGACGTCTACCACGCCTCAATGGCCATCTACGCTTCTCCCCACGACTACG GATTCAAGGAAACTGTTCTGGCGGCGTGCTGTGGGTTCGATGGCGGCGACTACAAATTCAGTGAAACGGTGCATTGTGGCGGCGAAGGCAGCAGCGTTTGCAGCGACCCGTCGAGGCAGATATGTTGGGACGGGATACACACGACGGAGGCGGCAAACCGGATCATCGCCGGCGGTCTTCTCGGATCCTACACCGTCCCCCCTATTTCAGACGCTTGTCCCGACTTAAACTGGGAGGTCGTCGGATTCCATGACGGCGACGGCCACACGGCATCTGCTTAA